Proteins co-encoded in one Papaver somniferum cultivar HN1 chromosome 5, ASM357369v1, whole genome shotgun sequence genomic window:
- the LOC113277619 gene encoding cyclin-B2-1-like, with protein MVQQSDINEKMRAILVDWLIEVHYKFELMDETLFLMVNIIDIFLARQTVEQKKLQLVGITAMLLACKYDEVSVPVVDDLFLISGKAYTRKEVLAMEKLIVNTLQFNMSVRIELRNYRRRKGEKPGMTEKQPRFGRISNLVSQLVTDR; from the exons ATGGTTCAGCAATCCGACATCAACGAGAAGATGAGGGCCATCCTAGTTGATTGGTTAATCGAG GTGCATTATAAATTTGAGCTCATGGATGAGACATTATTCCTTATGGTTAATATCATAGACATATTCTTAGCCCGCCAAACAGTCGAACAAAAGAAACTTCAATTGGTTGGAATTACAGCCATGCTTTTAGCATGCAAGTATGATGAAGTCTCCGTACCAGTTGTTGATGATCTTTTTCTAATATCCGGCAAGGCTTATACAAGGAAGGAAGTTCTTGCTATG GAGAAATTGATCGTAAATACATTACAATTCAATATGTCAGTtcgaattgaattgagaaattacaGAAGAAGAAAAG GGGAAAAGCCGGGGATGACCGAGAAACAGCCGAGATTTGGCCGGATTTCCAATTTGGTGAGTCAACTCGTAACTGACCGATGA
- the LOC113282143 gene encoding G-type lectin S-receptor-like serine/threonine-protein kinase At1g11330 isoform X2 — translation MTLGGSRRTGKRQGLTSWKSESDPSTGIFYLGLELTDIPQLVIWNGSKRHWRSGPWNNKNFIGTPAMPSAYSNGFFISNDDPEDNVYFSFKFTDNSVRRFALSHLGETFGEALIENKWKQFWSTNKNKECDVYGKCGAFGSCNILESPICSCLRGYTPRFNDEWSKGNWSGGCLRKSKLKCKRNETGNSNKGVKEDGFVTMNNMKVPDFAYWLGSSLNVEKCEQECLNNCSCLAYWHDSGVGCLTWSGNLVDISKFSEGGVDLNIRVAHSELDRKKNTKAIVIASVLIGAFVIGGCTYLCWRWMTTQKGKQKKDMETSLFQKDYESSDPNMLTADNPDLNFFKYETLAIATNNFIGANKLGAGGFGPVYKGTLADGQEIAVKRLSKGSVQGLEEFTNEVIVILKLQHRNLVRLLGCCVEGDEKMLIYEYMPNKSLDAYLFDPAKRALLDWRKRFQIIEGISRGTLYLHRDSRLRVIHRDLKASNILLDEQLHPKISDFGMARIFGGNELEANTIRVVGTYGYMPPEYVMEGQFSEKSDVFSFGVLLLEIVSGKRNSSFYYEETPLSLSGYAWQLWNEQKLQSFIDPSLLSEPIFEAGILRCIHVGLLCVQDFAKDRPNMSTTLSMLVSEIAVLPIPKQPAFMERRISTNSNLPAKSQNAWSINNLSITNVEGR, via the exons ATGACGCTTGGTGGCAGTAGGAGGACTGGCAAGAGACAAGGGCTTACATCATGGAAAAGTGAGTCTGATCCATCAACTGGCATCTTTTATCTTGGGCTAGAGCTTACAGACATTCCTCAGCTGGTGATTTGGAATGGATCTAAACGGCATTGGCGTAGTGGTCCGTGGAACAATAAAAACTTCATTGGCACCCCTGCAATGCCGTCTGCTTATTCAAATGGATTCTTTATTAGCAACGATGATCCAGAAGACAATGTCTATTTCAGCTTCAAATTTACAGACAATAGTGTCAGAAGATTTGCTCTGAGTCATCTTGGGGAAACATTTGGAGAGGCTTTGATCGAGAACAAATGGAAGCAATTTTGGTCCACCAATAAGAATAAAGAGTGTGATGTCTACGGAAAGTGCGGTGCTTTTGGAAGCTGTAATATTTTGGAATCACCAATTTGTAGTTGTTTGAGAGGGTATACTCCCAGGTTTAATGATGAATGGAGCAAGGGAAATTGGTCAGGTGGGTGCTTGAGAAAGAGCAAACTCAAGTGCAAGAGAAATGAAACTGGTAATAGCAACAAAGGGGTGAAAGAAGATGGTTTTGTAACGATGAATAATATGAAAGTTCCTGACTTTGCTTATTGGTTAGGGAGTTCCTTGAACGTCGAAAAGTGTGAGCAGGAGTGTTTAAACAATTGTTCCTGTTTAGCTTATTGGCATGATAGTGGTGTTGGCTGCTTGACATGGAGTGGAAATTTGGTTGACATCTCCAAGTTCTCTGAAGGTGGGGTTGATCTTAACATTCGAGTAGCTCATTCAGAACTCG ATAGGAAAAAGAATACAAAGGCAATTGTCATAGCCAGTGTCCTTATTGGAGCATTTGTAATCGGTGGGTGCACATACCTCTGTTGGAGGTGGATGACAACACAAAAAG GAAAGCAGAAGAAAGACATGGAAACTTCATTATTCCAGAAGGACTACGAATCTTCGGATCCAAATATGCTTACTGCAGACAATCCAGATCTTAATTTTTTCAAATATGAGACTCTAGCTATTGCTACAAACAATTTTATCGGAGCTAATAAGCTTGGCGCAGGAGGTTTTGGTCCAGTGTACAAG GGAACATTAGCGGATGGGCAAGAAATAGCAGTGAAAAGGCTCTCGAAGGGCTCTGTACAAGGTTTGGAAGAGTTTACGAATGAAGTTATAGTGATCTTAAAACTCCAGCACAGGAATCTCGTTAGGCTGTTGGGTTGTTGTGTCGAAGGGGATGAAAAGATGCTGATATATGAGTACATGCCTAATAAGAGCTTGGATGCTTATCTTTTCG ACCCCGCAAAACGAGCACTCTTGGACTGGAGAAAGCGATTCCAGATTATCGAGGGAATAAGTCGAGGGACTCTCTATCTTCATAGAGATTCTAGATTAAGAGTGATTCATAGAGATCTGAAGGCTAGTAACATTTTGCTGGATGAGCAGCTGCATCCAAAAATCTCAGACTTTGGTATGGCAAGGATATTTGGTGGCAATGAACTAGAAGCAAATACTATAAGGGTCGTCGGTACATA TGGATATATGCCCCCTGAGTACGTTATGGAAGGACAATTTTCAGAGAAATCTGATGTTTTCAGTTTTGGAGTGTTGCTATTGGAGATTGTGAGTGGAAAGAGAAATAGTAGTTTTTACTACGAGGAGACGCCGTTAAGCTTGTCGGGATAT GCATGGCAATTGTGGAATGAACAGAAGTTGCAATCTTTTATTGACCCATCTTTGTTGTCTGAGCCAATTTTCGAGGCCGGAATTTTGAGATGCATCCATGTAGGGTTGCTGTGTGTTCAAGATTTCGCAAAAGACCGGCCGAATATGTCTACCACACTCTCGATGCTTGTTAGTGAAATTGCAGTTTTGCCTATCCCAAAACAACCTGCATTTATGGAACGACGGATATCTACAAACTCAAATTTGCCCGCGAAGAGCCAAAATGCATGGTCTATAAACAACTTGAGTATAACGAATGTCGAGGGCCGTTAA
- the LOC113282143 gene encoding G-type lectin S-receptor-like serine/threonine-protein kinase At1g11300 isoform X1, translated as MNTALLPFFVLSLILFFALHKSCFAIDNNTITVAQSVVDGETITSSPDGIFKLGFFSPSNSSSRYVGIWYNNIPEQTIVWVANRDNPIKDSSGVLSIAGDGNLVVLDGRGIVLWSTNLTNVASNNTMAKLLDTGNLVLRDVEDDEKILWQSFENPTDTFLATMTLGGSRRTGKRQGLTSWKSESDPSTGIFYLGLELTDIPQLVIWNGSKRHWRSGPWNNKNFIGTPAMPSAYSNGFFISNDDPEDNVYFSFKFTDNSVRRFALSHLGETFGEALIENKWKQFWSTNKNKECDVYGKCGAFGSCNILESPICSCLRGYTPRFNDEWSKGNWSGGCLRKSKLKCKRNETGNSNKGVKEDGFVTMNNMKVPDFAYWLGSSLNVEKCEQECLNNCSCLAYWHDSGVGCLTWSGNLVDISKFSEGGVDLNIRVAHSELDRKKNTKAIVIASVLIGAFVIGGCTYLCWRWMTTQKGKQKKDMETSLFQKDYESSDPNMLTADNPDLNFFKYETLAIATNNFIGANKLGAGGFGPVYKGTLADGQEIAVKRLSKGSVQGLEEFTNEVIVILKLQHRNLVRLLGCCVEGDEKMLIYEYMPNKSLDAYLFDPAKRALLDWRKRFQIIEGISRGTLYLHRDSRLRVIHRDLKASNILLDEQLHPKISDFGMARIFGGNELEANTIRVVGTYGYMPPEYVMEGQFSEKSDVFSFGVLLLEIVSGKRNSSFYYEETPLSLSGYAWQLWNEQKLQSFIDPSLLSEPIFEAGILRCIHVGLLCVQDFAKDRPNMSTTLSMLVSEIAVLPIPKQPAFMERRISTNSNLPAKSQNAWSINNLSITNVEGR; from the exons ATGAACACTGCACTTTTACCCTTTTTTGTCCTCTCACTAATTTTATTTTTTGCTTTACACAAATCCTGCTTTGCAATTGATAACAATACCATTACAGTAGCTCAATCTGTTGTTGACGGTGAAACTATAACTTCTTCCCCCGATGGAATCTTCAAACTTGGCTTCTTTAGCCCTTCTAATTCTAGCAGTCGTTATGTCGGAATTTGGTATAATAACATTCCAGAGCAGACCATTGTATGGGTTGCCAACAGAGATAACCCAATAAAAGATTCTTCCGGAGTTTTAAGTATAGCCGGGGATGGGAATCTTGTGGTTTTGGATGGGCGTGGGATTGTTCTTTGGAGTACTAATCTTACTAATGTTGCCTCTAATAATACAATGGCAAAGTTACTGGATACAGGGAATCTGGTTTTGCGGGATGTGGAGGATGACGAAAAGATCCTATGGCAGAGCTTTGAAAACCCCACAGACACATTCCTGGCAACGATGACGCTTGGTGGCAGTAGGAGGACTGGCAAGAGACAAGGGCTTACATCATGGAAAAGTGAGTCTGATCCATCAACTGGCATCTTTTATCTTGGGCTAGAGCTTACAGACATTCCTCAGCTGGTGATTTGGAATGGATCTAAACGGCATTGGCGTAGTGGTCCGTGGAACAATAAAAACTTCATTGGCACCCCTGCAATGCCGTCTGCTTATTCAAATGGATTCTTTATTAGCAACGATGATCCAGAAGACAATGTCTATTTCAGCTTCAAATTTACAGACAATAGTGTCAGAAGATTTGCTCTGAGTCATCTTGGGGAAACATTTGGAGAGGCTTTGATCGAGAACAAATGGAAGCAATTTTGGTCCACCAATAAGAATAAAGAGTGTGATGTCTACGGAAAGTGCGGTGCTTTTGGAAGCTGTAATATTTTGGAATCACCAATTTGTAGTTGTTTGAGAGGGTATACTCCCAGGTTTAATGATGAATGGAGCAAGGGAAATTGGTCAGGTGGGTGCTTGAGAAAGAGCAAACTCAAGTGCAAGAGAAATGAAACTGGTAATAGCAACAAAGGGGTGAAAGAAGATGGTTTTGTAACGATGAATAATATGAAAGTTCCTGACTTTGCTTATTGGTTAGGGAGTTCCTTGAACGTCGAAAAGTGTGAGCAGGAGTGTTTAAACAATTGTTCCTGTTTAGCTTATTGGCATGATAGTGGTGTTGGCTGCTTGACATGGAGTGGAAATTTGGTTGACATCTCCAAGTTCTCTGAAGGTGGGGTTGATCTTAACATTCGAGTAGCTCATTCAGAACTCG ATAGGAAAAAGAATACAAAGGCAATTGTCATAGCCAGTGTCCTTATTGGAGCATTTGTAATCGGTGGGTGCACATACCTCTGTTGGAGGTGGATGACAACACAAAAAG GAAAGCAGAAGAAAGACATGGAAACTTCATTATTCCAGAAGGACTACGAATCTTCGGATCCAAATATGCTTACTGCAGACAATCCAGATCTTAATTTTTTCAAATATGAGACTCTAGCTATTGCTACAAACAATTTTATCGGAGCTAATAAGCTTGGCGCAGGAGGTTTTGGTCCAGTGTACAAG GGAACATTAGCGGATGGGCAAGAAATAGCAGTGAAAAGGCTCTCGAAGGGCTCTGTACAAGGTTTGGAAGAGTTTACGAATGAAGTTATAGTGATCTTAAAACTCCAGCACAGGAATCTCGTTAGGCTGTTGGGTTGTTGTGTCGAAGGGGATGAAAAGATGCTGATATATGAGTACATGCCTAATAAGAGCTTGGATGCTTATCTTTTCG ACCCCGCAAAACGAGCACTCTTGGACTGGAGAAAGCGATTCCAGATTATCGAGGGAATAAGTCGAGGGACTCTCTATCTTCATAGAGATTCTAGATTAAGAGTGATTCATAGAGATCTGAAGGCTAGTAACATTTTGCTGGATGAGCAGCTGCATCCAAAAATCTCAGACTTTGGTATGGCAAGGATATTTGGTGGCAATGAACTAGAAGCAAATACTATAAGGGTCGTCGGTACATA TGGATATATGCCCCCTGAGTACGTTATGGAAGGACAATTTTCAGAGAAATCTGATGTTTTCAGTTTTGGAGTGTTGCTATTGGAGATTGTGAGTGGAAAGAGAAATAGTAGTTTTTACTACGAGGAGACGCCGTTAAGCTTGTCGGGATAT GCATGGCAATTGTGGAATGAACAGAAGTTGCAATCTTTTATTGACCCATCTTTGTTGTCTGAGCCAATTTTCGAGGCCGGAATTTTGAGATGCATCCATGTAGGGTTGCTGTGTGTTCAAGATTTCGCAAAAGACCGGCCGAATATGTCTACCACACTCTCGATGCTTGTTAGTGAAATTGCAGTTTTGCCTATCCCAAAACAACCTGCATTTATGGAACGACGGATATCTACAAACTCAAATTTGCCCGCGAAGAGCCAAAATGCATGGTCTATAAACAACTTGAGTATAACGAATGTCGAGGGCCGTTAA